Within the Papaver somniferum cultivar HN1 unplaced genomic scaffold, ASM357369v1 unplaced-scaffold_132, whole genome shotgun sequence genome, the region aatgacattatatgggggagagttcttatttgaacttgtgcttaatttccatatcttgatggggagtgcggctgtggaatattataagggttatcttgtatctttataaactccttgatgaatgcatttagtttcggctatatgattacatctaaacaaagttgatatgtggttctcttttggtaatgaagtatctctatggaaatttcattaggatcccactagtttccatacctttgccaatttatattgacaaaaagggggagaattaatgtatagttcacactacaaatacatatgatttacggatcaatatgtaagggggagtggttttcatgtgagatgaagtattgactaagggagagtgatacatatcaccatagtattgttgtcaaagttgtgatacaattggactttgatgttgtgtaatggtactatgacactgtataacaatgattgagagcaactgttttctcatttttatagctacggatcttcaacaactatgatgttgagttgaacacgttcagaatcactggagtactcgGAAGTGACGAAGACTTAGAGTAATgtttaagaaccaaggaaatcaagcatttggatgagaatttacaaagtttattcattttgtaatccatatgtattgatagttttgtcaccaaaattgacaaagggggagatttttatagcactgctcggtcgaactcgcaagcgttgctatctcaagcttgtttgtcaagtttagtttccgaaactataagtcttgatttctagtctacttacagagatgtcttggtttaggatagaaagtgtcgttgagcattagacttcacggtgttcatcgattgaagacgaagaactactaaggggagcttgtggaactttatcaacaaaaggtatgtgaagacttgaaataatctatcactcaaaagtttatctactctatctcctatttgagacaaaagtcgtatagctatatagacttcaattatgcacatttgatatctgaagctgagtttaactcgcttacatatttctctaaatatgtgttggtaagctttctctttaaccaagttcatcttatattcttggcgaaagtcaaaagatgatcatgtgaaaatcgccttgtaacatcttacatgatttgtgtgagacagtcatttgatgtagactcggaatgtttcgtattgatcatttaatcacttgaaaattgctttgacatctattgttgtcttccaagaatgtttcaatggttgaaatgggagtttagaacaattggatataagcatagtatgcgtacttgcatatatgcaatccaagtccgggaaccatggtatgcatacccatatgcgtactggttggttcaGTGAAAGTCCAGGAACCTTGTaagcataccggtacgcgtactggcgtgaagtttaggtccgggaatttctgccgagtttggtggtatgcgtacctgttcgcatactggcgaacccaaacttagtcagggtacttaggtatgcgtacccgtatgcatacctgagtaagttaagttctaaaatcgatttgttcatgaactaatacatttatataataaggaatgcaatcttttgcaaaccacggctataatgttcatgacttgattcgagtgaatcaaaatcgattttgcttcaattgtgtcttgtatacttctatgagaatataaacaattcaataactctagaactagtttcatttgagtcatttgaactagttatggttaagatgaatgaggttgatatgaaagtgatcatatgactaacttcggttaactattgttgagccaacaaaggtgtacacgtttaggtacggttactcatatctaaatgaagtcacttttcacttgtgtgtaacaagataagttcgatctaacggttgacagatattaacttgagtctaatcaggttttcatctaacggtgaatattgagtgctttgttcccaaggtagcattgattgcaaatcctgatttgaagactatataaaggagaactctagcaactggggaacctaatccccacacctcttgtgtgattctagttgcggctagagtcgattctcctttaaccttaggtttttacaaaaccctgtaggttaacgacttgaagacttcattgggattgtgaagccagacccaactattttctctgtagttgcgtgttctgaccttgctgttttctatcgtgagtgagtactatcttctctaagatatgctcgagatttaatctccgataggcaagataaaaagtagtcacaaacatctccgtctcatcgtttatgattccacaatatcttgtttcgctacaatacgattaagattattgtgaggtgattgatatttctaggatgttcttcgggaatataatccggtatatcaattggttcttgtgcaccttgatttatgaaaagacggaacaaaactcataggtttatctgtaggagacagatttatctattccatagacttttctgtgtgagacagattggtttatcaagtcttcgactttgggccgtagaaactcttagttgtgagtgagatcagctaagggaatcaagtgcgcagaatctgacGTGGTTTTAGCAGCGTaaagaacgcgattgtaccttgatcagcgtgagattggttaggtctcaactacattccagaccgaatttaacttggagtaggctagttagtgtatgtagcggcttaatacaatgtggtgttcaaatctggactaggtccatgggtttttctgtatttgcggtttcctcgttaacaaaacttctggtgtctgtgttatttcttttttcgcattatatttatttatataattgaaatatcacaggttgtgcataagttcaatcaattgtgaatccagcctttggttgttgattaaattgattgacacttatatattggttttttataccgtccaagttatttcttatattcaaccgggctcgcaaattcctatttgtttgattgcggattgaattgagaaattgagatgtaactctttgatatacttttcttaagattgagtctgaatgtctagttgattctcttgaaagtgtattggagttagtccatacagattgctaaacgaaatattgggtgtggttgttagacccccgctttttcactaaacttgacaaacaagcttgagatagtaacgtttgcgagttcgaccgagcagtgctctaatataaTTCAATCATGCCCCTTTGTTAGAGctattttgtttggtttttcTCTAGAAGCAGTGAACACAAGAATTAAAGCAGACTCTATAGCAAATTGGATTAAAGAGTGGATCACGGAACCAGACTTCATACAATTTTCGGACAAGATTGCAACCATTTCCTGGTTCATTTGAAGTATAGATGCTCGGTGGTGTTTGACAAAATCAGTCCAAATCCAAATAACCTAATAGAGCTAATCAAGAAATTCTTACAACAATATCCTGAAGAGAAGATCCAAAATAGTAAGATGATACAAAGAAGCAATGATTCCAAGGATAAATGGTCAGATTTATCCTCGAActggataatatttattgatgATGCTTATAAGAAAGAAAATTCGTCCATGGGATAATGAGACATGCACATTTCAGCAGAGTCGGATTGGGCTTCCTCAGCTTTCATGCATAATCAAAAGCTTTACTAAAAAGCTTCTATGTGGCTAAGTGAAAATATTGTATCAAGTGTTACTTTAGTAACTGACTGCAAAATGTTGGCAGAGACAATCAACAAGACTTGCAAAGTACCTCCTTGGAGTGCGGAAAATACCATACAGACGCCTCTAACAACTCTGGATAAACTCCCCCAATCTCAGGTGCAGTACATAAATAGGAAACACAATTCTGCAGTATTGCAAAAGAAGCCCGTCTAAAGAATCTGCGGCATATATCAACCAAAATCCAACTAAGAATATCTAAATCAAGTGTTGATTCTAATATCTTTGATAAAAATGTCCTTGTAATGTATTactcttttcatcaaaaaaataatgAAATGCTCTCCCATATGTCCTGATTTTGGACGTCTATACAACCTCAAAACTTTCTCCCCGCTGCATTCCCAATTAGGGATGGCAATGGGGCGGGGACTTTGAATCCCATACCCTACCCcgttcaaaaaacaaaaacccatCCCCTACCCGTTTCCCATAAGAATGGGGCGGGGACGGGTATGGGGAATTCCCGTAGGGATGAGTTTCCTATGGGTTACCATAACATTacaataaatatttaaaattttgtaaataataatgatttaaaaataattataatggttCAAACAATGATACTAACCTACGCAGTGCatttaaattttaagtttatAATAACCAACTAAAACTGAAAAATAAAGGAAACAATTGTTCCACAGTTAAGTATTATGGTTCCTTTTACTTCTTAGTTCCTCGTTATTAACCTTCTTCCTCCATGTTAATCATCTCATCATAATCTTCTTCGTTATCTTCCAAAAAGGTTCCTCAAtcagatataatagattatggtATGGGGCGGGTATGGGATGGGGACCTTGAATCTCATCCCCACCCTATCCCCGCATCACTTCTTTCGGGAATACCCCGTGCCTCGCCCCATTCCCCGTTTATTCGGATAAAACCCTAACCCGTAGGGGTGGATCCACAtagggatgggtttgggtggggcaaattgCCGTCCCTAGCCCCAATATTGTAGTACGGTTCATTGGAATACAAaagaactataattttgggcataccaaaatcttccaaggcatactgaatgaagacaaaaaaggttgtgaaatagcaaaatcagataaccccttaacccaaaatttttttaatggcaaatctgccctttacgtattagtgttaataatcttgattagtgattaaatattttgtttagtgattaaaataattttcagaattataagagttgtttagatgaaaaatttgaggagaaagtgagaaaattctaattcttgattcattggaggatgaggagggtcatcattcatctaaaaaacctaggaaaatacatatcaactacaacaatgatccagaaatgactgatttcttagattatgagaatgattttacacccactcaaactcaagctcaaactcaaacacaaactcaagatgatgatttttatgagccaaatcctgatgatgaagacattgatgaggaacccaatgcttctaatacacaggtacacttatatcctatacttaatctcacttctatagctctcaattattaaaagttaggttttttgaatcatggttcggcgaaacaggttgaggttcggctcacatctatgagacgaatctaccaattgatgaacggttcggcttactgaatctgtttactgcatgtgccgaactgtttgctagacactagttcgtcttatatgaaagtttcatagtaagccgaacaacatcctgaatagctcggaaaaaaaataattaccggttcggcttatatttcgaaaatcgtatgagccgaacatcaatttgttattttttgggttaaaatattgttattggttcggcacatattgagaatatcgtaatagccgaacctcgttaatgtgctaggttcggcacatattatgattatcgaatacgccgaacccctatgctctatctgtgactaggttcggcttgaaatttcatgaaatttcatgccgaactgttcatatacacttacaagaagcttttgtgaagaacagttcggctaaaaacgcaactcaattttgagccgaacccaacactgtaaccgtcatttaatcgatgaaaaacagcaaataggagattgggtttgtaaaacttgctttcttatcctcatttccggagttggagatgcagttggttcaatttctggttcaattggtggttgattttcagtttctacaccttcatcttcaattggtccttcttcttcaattgatggattagaagacgatttggtttgcctagtccctgcttttctttgtacgagtcattatgtggttgagtttaatcgacgatcaaatttttacgaatcgacaattaatcacgatgataaatttttttttcgcaggagggggaagagttcgggtagaggaggaggaggaagaagagatgataagggaaactgattttgattttttaaaaaactgattttagatttttgtattaagggtatataggtaattgaactacccatagagtaccccttataaggtcacccaagaagggactattgttttgtatgcctaaaaagattttggtatgcccaaaatcagggttcatacAAAACCAGGAGTTAGGTACTGGTTGGGCCAGTCAGGCTGTAGTGTGAAAAGTCCATCGAGATAAATATCGGGCCGCCCGACTTCTTTTCCTCGTCCTTAaataaagttagggtttctcagattagggtttctcttttctttctactTCTACTATTTGTCTCGCATTTGTGATTTACAAGTCTTGCAGCAACTACCTACTACTAAGAGCGCATAGCCGATAAAAGTTCCATCACATCTACTTCTCCTTGAGCGACTAAAGATGGTGAGAATCAGTGTGTTAAATGATGCTTTAAAGAGTATGTACAATGCCGAGAAGCGAGGAAAGAGGCAAGTCATGATTAGACCTTCTTCTAAGGTCATCATCAAGTTCCTCATGGTTATGCAGAAACACGGTTCGTTCTGCTCTTTCTCTGTTTTGCTTTTCTTTGTCTTGTtgattgaatgctttatcttttgatCAGTTTGAAATAAAATTTGAAAATCCTTTTCCGTGTTATTGGTTACAGGTTATATTGGAGAATTTGAGTACGTTGATGATCATAGATCTGGCAAGATTGTGGTTGAATTGAATGGGCGTTTGAACAAATGTGGGGTTATTAGTCCTCGTTTTGATGTTGGTGTTAAGGAAATTGAGCCTTGGACTGCTAGGTTGCTTCCTTCTAGACAGGTCAGTTTAAGAAAAGTTCAATTATCCCATGTTATTGCTGCATATTCTTTATTGCGTTTTCGGTTTCTACTATCCGGGAGGGTCCTGTGGTTTAGGTTATATTTCAACCTAATCTGACCACAAAGTTCTAAGTTGTCACAGTAATGTACTTTTGAGTCGGATTGGCTGATGTTTACTAACTCAGCTAGTTTTTTCTGGCGTGGTTGGTCTTTTAGAGCTCCTAACCATATGTATAGAGTTTCGAGTAGCAAAATTTATTGAATTCCATGGTCAAGGAATCTCTGCTTCGGTTCTGCATAGTTCTTGGAAGGGATTATAAATGTAGAGTTATAGCTGATCATATGATGTTTCAAGGAATAAACTATAATGTGATTCTGATGTTGACTTGAAATTGGAGAAAAATCCCTCCCCAGACTGTGTTTGCATTTTTAATTGCGCACGGCTCTCTTTATGTATACATCTAAGACTCAGTTCCTGAGACAAGGAGTATTAGTGTATTACTAATTAAAAGTGAATCAACTACAACTATgcacaaaaacattttttttcgtCTTTTTGGGATCAGTTCAGACTGTAATTCTATGCACTTGGGCA harbors:
- the LOC113332683 gene encoding 40S ribosomal protein S15a, with protein sequence MVRISVLNDALKSMYNAEKRGKRQVMIRPSSKVIIKFLMVMQKHGYIGEFEYVDDHRSGKIVVELNGRLNKCGVISPRFDVGVKEIEPWTARLLPSRQFGYIVLTTSAGIMDHEEARRKNVGGKVLGFFY